The following are from one region of the Hypanus sabinus isolate sHypSab1 chromosome 14, sHypSab1.hap1, whole genome shotgun sequence genome:
- the LOC132404395 gene encoding general transcription factor II-I repeat domain-containing protein 2-like, protein MVDMTAHLNTLNTALQGKGRTALHMLEDVLAFERKLTVLARDLQKGTLSHFPNLREFKQGHDMIISEYLHSAIIAMQTSFGKRFCEFREEKNTLSFPVTPLSIDPSLLNTTALAGVSQPDLEMELADIADKDIWVSKFRRLTADLEDVARQKAVLAQKHKWSDIENLTDDSLRSCVKMKVTSYSPDVQTLCAEVQEQKSH, encoded by the coding sequence atggtagacatgacagcgcacctgaacacgctgaacacagctcttcaggggaaaggacgtacagccctgcacatgttggaggatgttttggcattcgagcgcaagttgacagtgcttgccagagatttacagaaaggcactttgtctcacttccccaatttgagagagttcaaacaaggtcacgacatgataatttcggagtatttacattctgcaatcatcgcaatgcaaacatcgtttgggaaacgcttctgtgagttcagagaggaaaaaaacacattatccttcccggtcactcccttaagcatcgatccttccctactgaatacgactgcattggcaggtgtgagtcaacctgatcttgagatggaactggccgacatagccgacaaagacatatgggtgtccaagtttagacgcttgacagcagaccttgaagatgttgcccgtcagaaggccgttcttgctcagaaacacaaatggagtgatattgaaaacctcacagatgacagcttgcgatcctgtgtaaagatgaaggtgacatcatacagccctgatgtgcagacgctgtgcgctgaggtccaggagcagaaatcccattaa